The sequence ATAATGAGGCAGATAGTCCTGACAGTATGCAAAAGTTAGTAGTTACAAGCGAAGAATCATTAAGTGAAACACTACTTAATGATAGCACAGATCAAAATGCTTCAATTATAGAAATGTGCGATGGCTCAAGTCTAGAtgataatattcaaattgtGAAGTGTCCAGATAATTTAAGTGATTCAGATAATGATAAGGTTCATAGTGTAGAAAACGAAACTACAGAACCAACACAAGAGGTTAGCTCAGACAGTGAAACCGTTAGGGAAGGTAAGAATGTTGATACAATTTTATCTTCAGAAGCAGAAATTCAACAGACTTCTAAAGAATGTGTAACAGAGAAATGTAAAGAATCCTCAGATGTTCATATGGAGTCGGAAGATTTAGAATCTATTAATAAGGAGGAGGATGAAGTaagtaatataattaagaatagTCAATCTTCAACTGCCACAGATTTTCCAGTTGAATCTATTGAAGTTCCGAAGGAAGATGTGACTCAGAATATGTCTGTGTTGGATAATTCTTCAGCTTCTGAAGAAAAATGTATGAACAATTCTGAGCCATGTAAAGAAAAGATTAATGAAAGTGGAATTCAGGAAACATGTGAGAAGGatgaagaaaaaatgaaagaagaggATAATTCTGATTCCAACATagatacaaatttatttcaggATATTCCAGCTGATGAATGGAAAGTGAACAATTCTGATAACAATTTCATACACTCAGTGTCGGCAGAAAAATTAGAAGATGAAAGTGAGAACGAATGTGATCTTGTTTTAGTTGATAAGGAAGCGTGGCAAGCTACAGAAGATATAAACAAGGAAGAAGAGACCAAGAAATCATTGAATTATGATTCGAATGATGCAGTAAAAGCACAGAAAGATACATTGAAAGCACAAGAAATAGAAGAAGCAGATGCATCAGAGGAACAAAGTaagatgaatgaaaataaatctcCAAAGACAAAAATTTTACGACAATCTATGCaacaagaaaaaattaatgagaACGAAAATGTAACAACTAATTCACAAAATGTAGAGAATGTGTGTATGCAAAAATCGTCAGCAGAAGAAAGTCCTGAAGACTCTACTCTGCACAATAATACATCAatggaaaagaaaatagaaaacaaagatttaataacaaaaagtgAGGaagatcaaaataaattatttactgatTTATCTATGGATAAGAATAAATCATCTgacaatattttaaagaaacgaaTATCTCTTTGTAAGTCTGACGAAATGATAAATAGTGAAATTGAGGAATCCAGTGAATCTGAAACTTCGGAAAAAAcgaaatcaattaataaatcaCATGGTTCATTATTATGTGATTCAAGTAGCTCTAGTAAGTCGGATAAAAGTATAGACTCTGATATTGAAAGGGAATATAATTTGCACGGCGAAGAACCATCCAAGTTCTCGGATGACGACGTGCCAGGTGATGAGTGCAGGGCATCAGAAACTGAATCATCGGATCCTAATGATAATGGATCGGATCTTGCAGATTTTGTAGTGAATGATGATGATATTTCTGAGGAGGAAGAAGATCAGAAAAGTGAGAGTGACCAAGAGTTGTATAATAATGAAGATAGTGAAGTTCAAGAAAGTGAACTGGATGAAGAACACGAGAAAGAGCAAATTCAAAAAGAAATTGAggagaaagtaatgaaaaaagaacaacggaataaaactgtagaaagaaagattgaaacagtaataaataaatccacGGACACTACGAACAGAAAAAAGGgtaaattaaagaaatctaTACGTTTAAATTTACCTGAAATGTTTGAAAGAACTaagaaaaatgagaagaaatcgaaaatcgaaacaggtaataaaagaagaagaaataatagtataaaggataatgatgataaaaagaaaattagaaacagCATGAAGTATGAGAAAGAATATAAGAATCAAGCAGGAGGATCTAATGCGACAGAAGTATCGAGGAAAGGTGTGAAACGTATTTCTGAAGATATTCTTGGAAATCTATCAGATGTTCCTTTAAAGGCaccgaagaaaaggaaacaatcAATGTCTGAAAAACAAGAATTGCCATCGcgttcaatgaataatttaacgatTAAGAAAAATAAGGTAAATGTAGGAGAAGACTTTATTTCATTAAGTTCCTATGGAAGcacaacaaatttttatgtagAAAATCTTCGTAAGTTTATGAAAAGTAGGAAGACGTCAGAAGTACAGTCATTCAGACAAAGAATGCTTCAAAGAAATGCACGTCAACGTGTTTCacattatttaatgtatttagaAAAGCAAAAGTCTTCGGATAAACGTAAATTTCGTAATAAACCGTGTTAAATTCTTAGTTTATACGATGCTTCCTAACCGTATACTTTATATTTACAAGGGAACTTCGGTAATTTGAAACTTTCAGTTCTTTTGAAACTTGGCAGATTTATAGAGAACTCTAGCAGTCTGTTTTAATTCTTTAGGGTAGTAACATTCCTTAATGATACTTTTATCATCGACTTTTATGAAttaggaaaatttaaaaaacattggAATTTTCAAACTACCGAAATATTTTAACTGCATTGCattgtaataattgttttatacattATGAGTAAGCGCGAAAaccaataattattgtaatctaGTGTAAACTAATATACAGCTtggtttaattaatcattaaacaATGATAAACACATAAagatgaataaaactaatatatgtTCTGGACATAAATACATACAACATCCGAATTTAAATTACACCTAAGATGGCGAGGTTCTATAATACGTACAGGTGATCACAGACTTGTATAAGAGATTCCAAGGTTTTCGATTAGCGCTGCTGGTTATACCAGGAGGTCTTAGAATGACGCTAGTTCAGAATTCATTATTTAGCTATTCTCAGGATTCTCTCTACGAGtggaaaattattagaaaattgtgAGAAAATCAGcctagagaaaaagaaaattgtcaaaattgaaaatattgccAAATGACTCGACGgttcttttcaatttcaaattttaagtttaatattCAGCATTAATTCCAGTTGCACTTGGTTTTATCTCTTaacagtatatttatttattcaaaggTTATAAAATAGCAGTTCTTTTTTTCAAAAACTTGTAGAATCTTTTTGTTTGTGTAAGTTTTCTAACGAAAACTCCCAACTTTATCTTATATTTCAGATAACAGAGAAGAAAATTGCTTTTGGCTATACCTCCAGTAAGAAAATCTGTTTATGGCCTAACTACaccttttctattttcaatcgtATATTCAGTTCAATGTTGAAGATGCGTAGCATCGATCTAATAAAATCAACTAAAGAAACTATTTTTTCAGTATACCGAGTTCAGCAAGTTCTCCAATGTCCTTCAGGGGCACACAGATACTTCCCGAATATTTGAATCAATATTCTCCAGATATCTGTACTGCAGCAAGTAGactatgtatattaaataagaTTAATACAGGGATTTTAATCTTCCGTCGTTCATGATTTTTGCAAACTTTTACTTTCGAATTTCGAACTGCCAAACACAAGCGCACAAAttgtataagaaaaaatataaatttaaaacatCAATTGCGTATTCgcgaagaaattatatatttttctgctaAATTGATCTTGACAGATAATGCTTGCATGGATCGTTTTTCTTTACAGTCCAAAGGGTTTTGGTTTTTACATTCCGAAACTTATATTAGAGTTAGTTAATTCAATTGTTGTTTAATATGGAGTTTtgcaaatttattatagaacatTTAAGAAGCATTGAAATTGTGATTTTATATACGTATGATATAATCATTATACattaagaatttaaatattatgatTGCTAATGCATAATATCAGTTTAACGAGATGTCACTGATTATCTGACattattgtaacaaaatttGCAATGCAATTTCCACAGTTTTCTTACATTATTCAGAATTTCTTTTATGCTATTAAATATCATGTTGCAAATGAAAACtccaatgtttttaataattaaataactgtTCGGCGTAAGGAAGGAAAAGTGAAAACTTCGAGGAATcattgattttcattgaaatatgtaatatcatTTCATTTGACTGTTCGATACAAATAGGTTTTATTGTTGTGCTTCCCGCGTACTTGAACTTACAACGTGTACTTCCGCTTTTATCGAGACATACATATAAGATACACGAATAGAATTATCTTGCGCAAGACTTAGATTACTGTCAGTAATGTTTAAATGGTAGTTCGCATTCAGAGCTAGACTGattgaagtaaaaataatagagCAACCGaagattcttttgttttatcGATAACAAGATTAAAATgtgtattgtaattaaattttcaaaggaGTAAACACGATGGATATTTCTTTGAACACAGTGTCTTTTATAATCGCatcgttaaataataatttagaatcACAAGTTTCTCGCATGTCACGTTCAACGTAGAAGATACACTTTAATTGTTATAGAGTGTCATAAATGACTAGTTGCATTCTACGCCGTAATACTGTACAGGGTTTTCAAAAATGGGctttacaataaaatgaaatcattaCTTTTCAGTTTTCTTCAAATGAATGCCAACAATTAATAGAATCATAATTGATTTGAATATGATAAAGAATTTCACATGTACAATTTACAAGTATTCATCTATTGATAACACGCAACGAAACACTGATTTTTCgtagaaattttctttcttaattcaaaagatacatatttgatgaCGACGCCCTGTACACATACGTGGCTATCGAGTAACATGTATACTTCTTTTTTAATGATTTGTCCCTTAAATTGTCACCTGTATAATACAAATAGTTCCTAGATCGTTGTACATTGGTATATTACCAGCCCTCGCCtatgtgaaatttaattacattctttCGTTCGCTttcttaattactaattaaaatataaatacctatatatataatatatatatatatatataattccctTTACATAGTCTACTTATATCGATTTTGTTTAAGCTTTATTAGCCATAGACAATCTGCTTGATATTTACAGAGATtagatacaaaattataaacagttcttagtacaaaataattttatgactATAACGATTAAGGTTCAATAGCGTAGAGCAGGCTTAGGCAACCTTTCACGGCCTATCAACggtcctctgtctctctctctttttctctctctctctctctcccttttctttctctccctcacACTCTCTCCCTCACACTCTCACTCCTTTCCTCCTTTATCCTCACTGTATAAAGGATCTGTTCGACGAGAATCATTTGGAAGAAAGATTAATTTTTGATCGGTTTTCGGAATAGGATATTTACAGGTTCATCGATCACCAAGATCATAAGCAATCGCTAGCGATTAGCATCACGATTCCATCTGAATGGTAATTGACGGTAAACATAGTCTACTAAACATGTACGATATTTTCCGGTATAGGACGGGGTGTTCAGAATGTCCTTACATTTTTCTATGAAGTAATTAATatggtaaattttattttgtaaaatttcttaaaattttggtattttattgaattttgtattgcGAATGAACGAatgatttctttatatttttttagtaaatgaAGCTTTTGCAAtaagaattacaatttataatgataaaatatctAATGGCATTAACtgattttattatgatttatgtCACAACATAAATAGGATTTATTTGACTCGCTTTTAATTATTTCGGTCGTTACAAATTACCCATGACTACTAAAGAATCAGTAGTTGTCACGATAGTTAACATGTTATCTAACAATTCATATTTTCTTGTGCGACTTACACAAATTATATGATTATCAAATACAATTACAAGTTTGGAAAATTCAAACGTACGTGTACAAACTGTTACTTCGTAAATCGTAAATCATAAAACGTAACTCCGTTTAAAGGTATCGCAAAACGGTTTGAACCATGCAAGGATGTTGATTACCGATTACGCCTATCTTTAATTATGCGATAGATTGTAATACTTTACCAATTTACATTTGATACTTCATAATTGTTTTGTACCTGCTTCACAAAACTAAATAGGGACTGTGTGGACACCCTGTACTTAGAACGAAAGAAATGAACAATCGTTCTACAAATCGAAGCTGATAGAAATAATACTGATAGTTTCGTGTAACGAAATATTTGCTACGTTTCATTGTACCGAGAGTTCGAACATCAATATATTATTGCTCTATACAGAGGAAAACGATTGTTTGATATGATAAACGCACATCGAACAAAGCGACTGTACGCCGCAGTGAAAAAGCCAAGAGATTGCCCGTGCCTGAATAGAAGATACAGCTAGGTGAGCTCTCTACAGTCTTCCGCGATTACCTCTAGATTTCTCTCAATTCCACGTTAGGTTAACAATCGGGTGTGCTGGGAATCAGATTCTATAAATCCGCCGAATAACAGAGATTTGcttcaattattacaaagacaAATTCTTCGCTTAAAACAAGTCAAATTCCTGTGCGA comes from Nomia melanderi isolate GNS246 chromosome 7, iyNomMela1, whole genome shotgun sequence and encodes:
- the LOC116424194 gene encoding uncharacterized protein LOC116424194 isoform X1, translating into MSQSRKDTNDEVDVKTGRRTQSIVDSEVVHSPLRRSSRVKSLVKQNEPSPDTSVGDVGNINNTYTTRNTRRRIDSPDNSTMTEKNRTLRSRRSSVTSDMIGSSDADTTIVTSLKKNRNVSDNEELNKTDFQTSKRFTRAGSEAKSPPIVTRVTRRTRASSMGPEAIIGSNLIETNNSGLVHTPVNTRKRRSMLSLKTPMLEETMIPVVTLDRMLPSVKEINETNLENPTIDQSNKSESISKDLFHSSSKNASKEATETDLSGNLSAFDRMLPGVKEINETNLENPTIDQTNKSESGSKDPFNCNSENASKEATETDLSAKEVHNSSVESSPAHQDTEISMPIVDKTTVPNTDDTKEDAPTDTITSPVPLVTGILKESCQISTENTIKESGLVIENSANNSIKGEDEHLSDKENQPANIIDSNQNKEDTVSNALSRSPKQIAMSSLSTNKSIKDNDNEADSPDSMQKLVVTSEESLSETLLNDSTDQNASIIEMCDGSSLDDNIQIVKCPDNLSDSDNDKVHSVENETTEPTQEVSSDSETVREGKNVDTILSSEAEIQQTSKECVTEKCKESSDVHMESEDLESINKEEDEVSNIIKNSQSSTATDFPVESIEVPKEDVTQNMSVLDNSSASEEKCMNNSEPCKEKINESGIQETCEKDEEKMKEEDNSDSNIDTNLFQDIPADEWKVNNSDNNFIHSVSAEKLEDESENECDLVLVDKEAWQATEDINKEEETKKSLNYDSNDAVKAQKDTLKAQEIEEADASEEQSKMNENKSPKTKILRQSMQQEKINENENVTTNSQNVENVCMQKSSAEESPEDSTLHNNTSMEKKIENKDLITKSEEDQNKLFTDLSMDKNKSSDNILKKRISLCKSDEMINSEIEESSESETSEKTKSINKSHGSLLCDSSSSSKSDKSIDSDIEREYNLHGEEPSKFSDDDVPGDECRASETESSDPNDNGSDLADFVVNDDDISEEEEDQKSESDQELYNNEDSEVQESELDEEHEKEQIQKEIEEKVMKKEQRNKTVERKIETVINKSTDTTNRKKGKLKKSIRLNLPEMFERTKKNEKKSKIETGNKRRRNNSIKDNDDKKKIRNSMKYEKEYKNQAGGSNATEVSRKGVKRISEDILGNLSDVPLKAPKKRKQSMSEKQELPSRSMNNLTIKKNKVNVGEDFISLSSYGSTTNFYVENLRKFMKSRKTSEVQSFRQRMLQRNARQRVSHYLMYLEKQKSSDKRKFRNKPC
- the LOC116424194 gene encoding uncharacterized protein LOC116424194 isoform X2, whose protein sequence is MSQSRKDTNDEVDVKTGRRTQSIVDSEVVHSPLRRSSRVKSLVKQNEPSPDTSVGDVGNINNTYTTRNTRRRIDSPDNSTMTEKNRTLRSRRSSVTSDMIGSSDADTTIVTSLKKNRNVSDNEELNKTDFQTSKRFTRAGSEAKSPPIVTRVTRRTRASSMGPEAIIGSNLIETNNSGLVHTPVNTRKRRSMLSLKTPMLEETMIPVVTLDRMLPSVKEINETNLENPTIDQSNKSESISKDLFHSSSKNASKEATETDLSDLENPTIDQTNKSESGSKDPFNCNSENASKEATETDLSAKEVHNSSVESSPAHQDTEISMPIVDKTTVPNTDDTKEDAPTDTITSPVPLVTGILKESCQISTENTIKESGLVIENSANNSIKGEDEHLSDKENQPANIIDSNQNKEDTVSNALSRSPKQIAMSSLSTNKSIKDNDNEADSPDSMQKLVVTSEESLSETLLNDSTDQNASIIEMCDGSSLDDNIQIVKCPDNLSDSDNDKVHSVENETTEPTQEVSSDSETVREGKNVDTILSSEAEIQQTSKECVTEKCKESSDVHMESEDLESINKEEDEVSNIIKNSQSSTATDFPVESIEVPKEDVTQNMSVLDNSSASEEKCMNNSEPCKEKINESGIQETCEKDEEKMKEEDNSDSNIDTNLFQDIPADEWKVNNSDNNFIHSVSAEKLEDESENECDLVLVDKEAWQATEDINKEEETKKSLNYDSNDAVKAQKDTLKAQEIEEADASEEQSKMNENKSPKTKILRQSMQQEKINENENVTTNSQNVENVCMQKSSAEESPEDSTLHNNTSMEKKIENKDLITKSEEDQNKLFTDLSMDKNKSSDNILKKRISLCKSDEMINSEIEESSESETSEKTKSINKSHGSLLCDSSSSSKSDKSIDSDIEREYNLHGEEPSKFSDDDVPGDECRASETESSDPNDNGSDLADFVVNDDDISEEEEDQKSESDQELYNNEDSEVQESELDEEHEKEQIQKEIEEKVMKKEQRNKTVERKIETVINKSTDTTNRKKGKLKKSIRLNLPEMFERTKKNEKKSKIETGNKRRRNNSIKDNDDKKKIRNSMKYEKEYKNQAGGSNATEVSRKGVKRISEDILGNLSDVPLKAPKKRKQSMSEKQELPSRSMNNLTIKKNKVNVGEDFISLSSYGSTTNFYVENLRKFMKSRKTSEVQSFRQRMLQRNARQRVSHYLMYLEKQKSSDKRKFRNKPC
- the LOC116424194 gene encoding uncharacterized protein LOC116424194 isoform X3 yields the protein MTEKNRTLRSRRSSVTSDMIGSSDADTTIVTSLKKNRNVSDNEELNKTDFQTSKRFTRAGSEAKSPPIVTRVTRRTRASSMGPEAIIGSNLIETNNSGLVHTPVNTRKRRSMLSLKTPMLEETMIPVVTLDRMLPSVKEINETNLENPTIDQSNKSESISKDLFHSSSKNASKEATETDLSGNLSAFDRMLPGVKEINETNLENPTIDQTNKSESGSKDPFNCNSENASKEATETDLSAKEVHNSSVESSPAHQDTEISMPIVDKTTVPNTDDTKEDAPTDTITSPVPLVTGILKESCQISTENTIKESGLVIENSANNSIKGEDEHLSDKENQPANIIDSNQNKEDTVSNALSRSPKQIAMSSLSTNKSIKDNDNEADSPDSMQKLVVTSEESLSETLLNDSTDQNASIIEMCDGSSLDDNIQIVKCPDNLSDSDNDKVHSVENETTEPTQEVSSDSETVREGKNVDTILSSEAEIQQTSKECVTEKCKESSDVHMESEDLESINKEEDEVSNIIKNSQSSTATDFPVESIEVPKEDVTQNMSVLDNSSASEEKCMNNSEPCKEKINESGIQETCEKDEEKMKEEDNSDSNIDTNLFQDIPADEWKVNNSDNNFIHSVSAEKLEDESENECDLVLVDKEAWQATEDINKEEETKKSLNYDSNDAVKAQKDTLKAQEIEEADASEEQSKMNENKSPKTKILRQSMQQEKINENENVTTNSQNVENVCMQKSSAEESPEDSTLHNNTSMEKKIENKDLITKSEEDQNKLFTDLSMDKNKSSDNILKKRISLCKSDEMINSEIEESSESETSEKTKSINKSHGSLLCDSSSSSKSDKSIDSDIEREYNLHGEEPSKFSDDDVPGDECRASETESSDPNDNGSDLADFVVNDDDISEEEEDQKSESDQELYNNEDSEVQESELDEEHEKEQIQKEIEEKVMKKEQRNKTVERKIETVINKSTDTTNRKKGKLKKSIRLNLPEMFERTKKNEKKSKIETGNKRRRNNSIKDNDDKKKIRNSMKYEKEYKNQAGGSNATEVSRKGVKRISEDILGNLSDVPLKAPKKRKQSMSEKQELPSRSMNNLTIKKNKVNVGEDFISLSSYGSTTNFYVENLRKFMKSRKTSEVQSFRQRMLQRNARQRVSHYLMYLEKQKSSDKRKFRNKPC